The genomic stretch TATGCCCCTTGCAGATCTACTTTACTTTGAGACTGAGACTAATAGGGAAATTTCAAACAACAGTGGAAAGCTTTCCTAACCAAACCTGGACATGGTAAATAAGACTTTATTAAAATTGGTGTTTGGAAAGAGTTGATTTTTATAGCAACACAGTGAtctccattcattcaacatatatttctgGAGGCTCCCTACACGGTAGCCAGTGTTGTAGGTACTGGGGATAGCATTGTCAGAGGGACAGATTTCTTCCTCcaatggaacttacattctagtgaggagAATAGCAAATAAATTAATATGACTTCAGATATTGGTGAGTGCTATGAGGAATATAAGGCAGAATATGTAAAGCCAGTCAGAATATTCCAGAATTGTAGGATTTCTACAAACCAAAGAGTATGAATCTTCTAAACCTGTCACTTAGAACAGGGTGAAAATCACTCAGTAGGAAACTGTTATATGTTCCCGAGTGTTCCCCATGTACTGTGAACATCTGGGCAGATTTCCAAGACAAACAGCACTGGGATACACCAGCCAACAGGAAATCTTTATTTCTGAACAGAGGTCCTAGCCTAACCTAACTTGTTTCCTGCCTCCAGCAAAGTTCACCTTTCATAGGAAAAAGTAAAGTTCCCCTTTACTTCTCTCAAATCTGAGCAAGTTCTATATAGGCAGactcccttttcctcctttctggGCCCAGCCTTATCTGACTCCTCTTAGTCTTTCAGAACTAAAGAATAAagcacccagggcttccctggtggtgcagtggttaagaatctacctgccgatgcaggggacacgggttcgagtcctgctctgggaagatcccacatgctgtggagcaaccgagcctgtgtgccacaactactgagcttgtgctctagagcccacaagccacaactactgagcctgcgtgccacaactactgaagcccatgtgcctagagcccgtgctccgcaacaagagaagccaccgcaatgagaagcctgtgcaccacaacgaagagtagccccgctcgccacaactaaagaaagcctgctcacagcaacgaagacccaatacagccaaaaataataataataataaaaaaagaataaagcacccAAAGAGCTACTAAAgaaattttaacaacaaaaatccttgggacttccctggtggtccagtgcttaagactccatgcttccactgcagggtgcgtgggttcaatccctggtcaaggaagttcctcatgctgcgtggtgcagccaaaaaaagaaaccacagaaATCCTCTTATTCCCTCTCTCAGGAAAATTCAAGATTAAAGACTCTTCAGATGgaatgctttgttttgtttttatgttgctACCATTTCTTACCAAGGATCCAGCCCATCGTTTTTTGCATCTGTGGAGTACACCACATCTCTTCAGGCCGTAGGATTTGAGCTGGCAGGGATCAGGAATTTTGGAAAGACACACTGTATAAACTTCTTTATGGGAATTTATGCAGTTTTTGAACTTGGACTTCATGGCCCAGGGAGGCTGAATGCCAGGGAGGTTGAATGTCAGGGTCAGTCTCATCCAGAGCTTCTTTCCTTCTTAGTTCTCCAGGTTCCTAGGCTTGCCTCTGGAGGGCGCTGCAGAGAAGATGAAGTGGTAGCCGCCAGGCTTGGCCCAGAGTCCCAGGTGAGGTGGAGCCCCTGTCcctcccccagcacccagcaccctTCACTGCTGATGGGCTTCCCATCAGATCCCTTTCTCTCCATGCCTCCTCCACCCTCATCCTGGATCTACATGGAGTTTGAGTATTCTCATTTATCCCAAGGTTGCTAATCATCATCTGTCATTATTTTGGTGTTCACTTAAGAGGATTTTCCTGTTTCACTCCTAGCTTGGAGACTGTGCTTCCCTGCTCTTCCTAGCCATCTGTTTGGTCAGCTCCTTCATCAAGGAGATTTTCTTCTTCAGCAAGGGAAATTTAGCAAATACAAACTGAAGATTTTGTTGTGATGGtgatgtagttttgtttttttaagtatcatAAACTGTGCTGCTAGTGAGGGATATAAAGTCATGCCTGCTGCCCTCTAGGAACTTAAACTTGAAGGAACAGATAAGGCATGTGCTTTTAGTCTAAGATTTAATATTACGATTTGAATAGTCTTTACTTAACCTGGATTTTAATTTCTTACCCAATCTTTCATGTCCTGCTTGAAGATCTCAGTATTTGAGGCTCTGTAGAACCTATTTTCCCTGGTTTTTCCTCACCTTAGACCTAGATTTCACTGTATGTTAAAATCATTAATACAAATAAGCCCTCATCCCCACTTTGCCAAAGCACACCACAAATACTTTGAAAAGTTTGGATATGGTTCCACTCCTTTCACTGCACTGGCCCTTGTTTTTCCAAACCTTTCACCTCTGTACTGTTTAGATGTTTATATGAAAGTACTGATAATGTgtaaatttctttcctttaatgGTTATTTTTTTGACAGAGATGTTATTAGAGATACGGTTAAGTAGGCATAAGTATGCCATACTTGCTTCTCTGTAAAGAGCTCCTGTAAAGGGGATGCTCCTTCATTGCATGTACCCAGGTTTGGGAGTGATTTTGGGCAAGAGGGATTACATGGAATTACTCATTGTTTCAGGGGCTGCTGAAAATGGAAGATGTGGCCCTGACCCTCACTCCTGGATGGACACAGCTGGATTCATCTCAGGTGAACTTCTACAGAGATGAAAGGCAGGAGAACTGTGGCAGCCTGATCTCCTTGGGTAAGACTAATGGGCACTGATTTCTTATAAGGTTTCCTGGCTTCCTTTGTATATTAGAATCTGCTAGGCTGTTAGAAACTGTTTGAATTATGTTTGGAATTAGAACCACCATTTCTGAATCCCAACtactaaccagctgtgtgactagTTTATTAACCCTTCTGAGCATTGCTTTTTTATCTGTCCTGCCAGTGTCCTGGTCAGTTCAGTTTAAGTGGGATGAAGGAGGTACAGCCCTTAGTACAGGTCCAgctcatagtagatgctcagtaaatgctgatttcttccccttcccttcctgttGCTAGCCCTGATAGTGCAGGAGAGCTGAGGGATCTCTTCAGGAAGTGGGCCATGGGACCATAGAGTGAGAGCTAGAAGTGAGCCAGAGATTGACTGCAGAGCCTGGCCTTAGAGATGAGCGTGCAGTGCAGAGGCGCACAAGATTGCCTGGCTTGTCTGAGTTCACATAGCTCACTCGCAGCACAGTGGGGGGTCCAGCTCAGATCTCCAAGCACTGATGCCAGTTTTATTTGGCAGACCCTGCCTCTGCCTGGGGTGCAGCCAGAGATGACTGCACCTTCCAGTGGTCAGTGAGTTCTGAGTTCCTACTTTCCCTGTTTCTCATAGAACATTTCAGAAATCCTTTCACTTGCCTTGTTTACTGTCACCTTCTGCTCAGCCCTTTTAGTATCTAATGCTAAGCACATGGCCCTGCCTTACTTTCTTAGAATTTAGAGCATCTGCATTTATCCCCAGCACAGTCTTCAGGCCTCACCACCTTCCCTCCAATCTCTCCATTCCCAGATTGTACCCTTCTTCCAATGGCCCCATTCTCATTCTCAGGTCTCCCTCCCCAGCACCCCTGTTCTCCCCCTTTATTCCCATCTTTATTCTAATACTTAAATCTTCATCCATGGCATATATACACCTCTATAATTCTTGCCTCCCTGGGGCTCATCACAAAGCTTTCCTCTGTGGCGGGGCATAATTGACAGTTGCTGGCCATTTGTTGTTCAGGTGGTGCAGTGCAGACGAAGATCAGGGACCTGCCTCCAGACGAGGACCATCCAGGACAAGAGTCTGGTCAGATACCATGCCACTTGGGTGAAGCCATTGGCAAGATTCCTGCACGTGCAGAAGCTGGTGATCAGGAGGGCAGGTtacaaagaaagcagaaaagtgCTGCAGGAAATAGGCGGCATTATTGTCATGAATGTGGGAAGACTTTTGCTCAGAGTTCAGGCCTGACTAAGCACAGGAGAATCCACACTGGGGAGAAGCCCTATGAATGTGAGGAGTGTGGCAAGACCTTCATTGGGAGCTCTGCCCTTGTCATTCATCAGAGAgtccacactggggagaaaccaTATGAGTGTGAGGAATGTGGCAAGGTCTTCAGTCACAGTTCAAACCTTATCAAACACCAGAGAACTCACACCGGAGAGAAGCCCTACGAGTGTGATGACTGTGGGAAAACCTTTagccagagctgcagcctccTTGAACATCACAAAATCCACACTGGGGAGAAGCCATACCAGTGCAATGTGTGCGGCAAAGCCTTTAGGCGCAATTCACATCTCCTGAGACATCAGAGGATCCACGGCAATAAAAACGTTGAGAATCCTAACAGTGGAGAGACCTGGGAGAGTCAGGGGAGGATGGAAAGCCAGTGGGAAAATGTTGAGGCTCCCGTGTcttacaaatgtaatgagtgtgaGAGAAGTTTCACTAGGAATAGAAGCCTTATTGAGCACCAAAAAATCCACACTGGTGAGAAACCCTATCAGTGTGATACATGTGGAAAAGGCTTCACCCGAACTTCATACCTTATTCAACATCAGAGAAGCCATGTTGGGAAAAAAATTCTATCTCCATGACCCACGTCTCATATGCCACAGTTGGTGCTCACTCCTCGTTGAACTGAAGCCACCCTGGAGCCCTTGCTGACTAGAAAATTGTGAGCTGGGCTTTATTTACTCCCACACATCATCAGGTGTTTGTTAGAAAATAGAAACTGGCTGAGATGAATTATCTACTACATCTTAgaaggtgattaaaaaaaaaaaaaaaacaacttgtttGATAAGAGGCTATGGGAGAGTTGTCTGGAAGAGGTCAGACCTGAAATGATTCTCACCTTTTAGACTTAAATGGGCTTCTAGACTGGCTAATTAATCACCCTCGGCCAGCACTTTATGACGTCTCCTGGGTCGATGGCTCTGATTTGGGGGGCTGATGCTCTGACTGTTCATTTTGCCTATAATGAATTCCTCACCAGTTGGTTGGATCAATGATGTCTTATACCCCCATTGTGCCTTGCATACAGGTGCtataagcatttattaaatatacCAGTGAAACGACCTTCATAGCTCTGAAAATCTATTGTTGTCTAGATTTCTGAGGACTATCTAAGGCCATTTGTGTTCATCTAATTCTCTGAGGTTCTAGATTCTGGGTCTAGAATATTTATCTAGATTTGGATTCTAGTACATTTATTGTCAAATACGTAAGATTGTCAGAGTTGGGGTGGAGGAATCCATATTTCTTCACCAGCATAGTAGTTATAGTAGGAATGCCTTAAACAGCTTCTTTATCATTAAGACATTGTGAGACTGCTCCATCTGTACAATTCCAGTCTATAGTCAATGTTAACTACACTAGTTCATATTAATTTTGCTACTCTTTAGGGGGAAACCTTTCACATTCaggtaaataaaaatcaatttatcaAGTCAGATCAAAACTATTATGAATCTTGATGAAAATCCTATGATACgagaattccctggccgtccagtggttaggacttcacactgtcactgctgagggcccatgTTCGATTCttagtcggggaactaaaatcccacaggctgtgcagccaaaaaaaattttaaattaagaaaaaaaaaatcctatgatcCTCAACAGCTTGTTTCTCACCTTTCAGTTATCTTGGGCCTAACCAAGTGCCAAGACCCCATCCATATCCCTCTCTCCCAATTTAAAGCCAGGTGTGCATGAAAGCTCATGCCAGCTAAGCTTAAACTCCCTCCAGATCAGAGGATTCACACCAAACGTTTATAACAAGTATTGTTCATGTTTTCAAAACTGCCCTGTGGTTGGGGAGAGGGCGATTGGGTCAGAGGCAGCCAATGTTGATAGAGACCCGAGTATAGGCAGTAGGAGAAAATGTATCTTTTCAGAAACACATTGGGAGTCCTGGGTATCTGACCAAAACGATTCCACAACGTTCAAAGTACCAACCTGTGAGGTCAAGACTCTCAATATGAATTTCATGATATCTCCTGTTTTCACCCAGATCACCTTCTGCTAAGTTCTTTAGAGACTGCTACCTTCTTCGTAGGTGCCTGAGTGCCCGTCCCCAGCTTCCAGCTTTAACAAGAATGGGTTCTGCCTCTGAGGAAATCCCAGACCACGTTTTGTTCAGTCCCCAGCATAGCGTTTTCTTCTGTTCTCAAGTACCCTTGCTGGATTCCTGCTCTGAAGTACCCCTGGCTGACTAGGGACTTTGCAAACTGTGGGGCTCTTCCTTTATCACTTCCCTACAATCTTTCATTGCCTTCATTATCCCCTTGTTGCAGTATAATTTAAAACCTTAGTGTTCTAAAATCCTGTAGACGTCCTCCAGTTAATCTTTTctagccttttaaaatttccttttaaattaacCATATTTTTGTTACCTCTGCAAAGCTAGCCATTTCCTCTTGTCgccttatctttatttttcctaaatatttgcTAATAGCCCTGATCTTAAacactgttcatttttctttggtgTTTGTTTCTTATGTCATGTGAAGAGATACATATAAAGCCTTTCACAAACCAGAAAACATTATACACTTAATAAGTATAATTTATTGAGATTAACAAAGGACCACTGCgcctcctttcactctttctgtgCCTTCCAAACCTGAAAGACTTCTCCATAGAGGAGGGAAAGATTATAGAAAAATacttttgagtgcctactatgccTGACAATGAAAGCGataaagcatacacacacacatgcatacatacttGGGCTTAGGCTTTCAGTATAGTAACATTGATAAGAATTGCACATAAAAATAAGACAGTGCCATGGTAAATAACTTGTGAGTGGTGAACTGAATGCTGTGGAAGTTCAGAGGAGGGAAAGGTTACTTCTGGCTGTGTGCTATTATTGCATGGACAGGGTGACATGTTAGCTGAAAAGACTAAAGGAGTTTGTCAAATTTAGTAACTAAGGCAAGTTTGAAGAGATACATACATTGTAGCGGACTTCAGTGCCAGAGCAAGGGGTTGAAATTTTATTCAGTAACACTGGGAAG from Mesoplodon densirostris isolate mMesDen1 chromosome 10, mMesDen1 primary haplotype, whole genome shotgun sequence encodes the following:
- the ZKSCAN4 gene encoding zinc finger protein with KRAB and SCAN domains 4, with protein sequence MARESKESAALDAQSAEDRTGILTVKVEKEEASALATEAGAPGSPAPDTEHSRQRFRGFRYPEAEGPREALSRLRELCRLWLRPEVHTKEQILELLVLEQFLTILPGDLQSWVRKQHPESGEDVVVLLEYLEKQLDEPMPQVPGGDQGQELFCCKMAVLTPAQRSRNTQFQPRKTPLKHESLGSQSLPDRVLQVPRLASGGRCREDEVVAARLGPESQGLLKMEDVALTLTPGWTQLDSSQVNFYRDERQENCGSLISLGGAVQTKIRDLPPDEDHPGQESGQIPCHLGEAIGKIPARAEAGDQEGRLQRKQKSAAGNRRHYCHECGKTFAQSSGLTKHRRIHTGEKPYECEECGKTFIGSSALVIHQRVHTGEKPYECEECGKVFSHSSNLIKHQRTHTGEKPYECDDCGKTFSQSCSLLEHHKIHTGEKPYQCNVCGKAFRRNSHLLRHQRIHGNKNVENPNSGETWESQGRMESQWENVEAPVSYKCNECERSFTRNRSLIEHQKIHTGEKPYQCDTCGKGFTRTSYLIQHQRSHVGKKILSP